A portion of the Lysinibacillus timonensis genome contains these proteins:
- the aspS gene encoding aspartate--tRNA ligase has protein sequence MAQRTHACGELNEQHQGEKVVLKGWVQRRRDLGGLIFVDVRDRTGIVQVVFGDTAPDALVIADKIRNEYVVEIEGEVILRDESQVNPNIKTGKIEVVASAISIINEAKTPPFAIEDKVEINEEVRLKYRYLDLRRPVMYNTFKLRSDITRSIRNFLQNEGFLEVETPILTKSTPEGARDYLVPSRVHEGEFYALPQSPQLFKQLLMVSGFEKYFQIARCFRDEDLRADRQPEFTQVDIETSFMSMDEIIEMNERLLQTVMKEVMDIDLQLPLQRMPYSEAMGRYGSDKPDVRFDLELVQLSEIVRDSSFKVFAQAVDNGGEVKAINVKGSADKFTRKDIDALTEFVAIYGAKGLAWIKVTEEGLTGPIAKFFEGEIVDTMMKATNAEPGDLLLFVADKSSVVAASLGALRMKLGKELGLIDESKFAFLWITDWPLLEYDEDEGRYSAAHHPFTRPFDEDVEKMDTNPSEVRAQAYDIVLNGYELGGGSLRIYEPKLQEKMFKLLGFSEEEAREQFGFLLEAFEYGVPPHGGLAFGLDRFVMLLAGRTNLRDTIAFPKTATASDLLTNAPSEVSPAQLKELHLKINN, from the coding sequence ATGGCACAAAGAACGCATGCTTGCGGAGAGTTAAATGAGCAACATCAAGGTGAGAAAGTTGTATTAAAAGGATGGGTACAACGTCGCCGTGATTTAGGTGGTTTAATTTTCGTTGATGTACGTGACCGTACAGGTATTGTTCAAGTCGTTTTTGGTGATACAGCACCAGACGCGCTAGTAATTGCAGACAAAATTCGTAATGAATATGTAGTGGAAATTGAAGGCGAAGTCATTTTACGTGATGAGAGCCAAGTAAACCCAAATATTAAAACTGGGAAAATCGAGGTAGTAGCTTCAGCAATTTCGATTATAAATGAAGCTAAAACACCACCATTTGCTATTGAGGATAAAGTCGAAATTAATGAAGAAGTTCGGTTGAAGTATCGTTATTTAGACTTACGTCGACCAGTGATGTATAACACATTTAAATTACGTTCTGATATTACACGCTCAATTCGTAATTTCTTACAGAATGAAGGTTTCCTAGAGGTTGAAACACCTATTTTAACTAAGTCAACTCCAGAAGGTGCTCGTGATTATTTAGTACCGTCACGCGTACATGAAGGTGAATTTTATGCATTACCTCAATCACCACAATTATTTAAACAATTATTAATGGTTTCAGGGTTTGAAAAATACTTCCAAATTGCTCGTTGTTTCCGCGACGAAGATTTACGTGCGGATCGTCAACCTGAATTTACTCAAGTCGATATCGAAACGTCATTTATGTCCATGGATGAGATTATTGAAATGAATGAGCGTCTTCTGCAAACTGTTATGAAAGAAGTTATGGATATTGACTTACAATTACCTTTACAGCGTATGCCTTATTCTGAGGCAATGGGGCGTTACGGGTCAGATAAGCCTGATGTCCGTTTTGATTTAGAGCTTGTTCAACTATCTGAAATCGTAAGAGATTCTTCATTTAAAGTATTTGCTCAAGCAGTAGATAACGGTGGGGAAGTAAAAGCAATTAATGTTAAAGGAAGTGCAGATAAGTTTACGCGTAAAGATATAGACGCATTAACTGAATTTGTAGCAATCTATGGAGCAAAAGGTTTAGCGTGGATTAAAGTTACGGAAGAAGGGTTAACGGGTCCAATTGCTAAATTCTTTGAAGGTGAAATTGTAGATACGATGATGAAAGCAACCAATGCTGAACCAGGTGACTTATTATTATTTGTTGCAGACAAATCTTCTGTAGTAGCTGCATCTCTAGGTGCATTACGTATGAAACTTGGAAAAGAATTAGGATTAATTGATGAATCTAAGTTTGCATTCCTTTGGATTACAGATTGGCCATTACTTGAGTATGATGAAGATGAAGGGCGCTATAGTGCTGCGCACCATCCATTTACTCGACCGTTTGACGAAGATGTCGAAAAAATGGACACAAATCCGTCTGAAGTACGTGCACAAGCATACGATATCGTTTTAAACGGTTATGAACTAGGTGGAGGTTCTCTACGTATTTATGAGCCAAAACTTCAGGAAAAAATGTTTAAATTATTAGGGTTTAGTGAAGAAGAAGCAAGAGAACAATTTGGGTTCTTACTAGAAGCATTTGAATATGGGGTACCTCCTCATGGTGGTTTAGCATTCGGTCTCGACCGTTTCGTTATGTTACTTGCAGGTCGTACAAACTTACGTGATACAATTGCGTTCCCTAAAACAGCAACTGCTAGTGATTTATTAACGAATGCACCGAGTGAGGTTTCACCTGCTCAATTGAAGGAATTACATTTAAAAATCAATAACTAA
- a CDS encoding ThiF family adenylyltransferase — MLHQFSRNELAIGKEGLEKLKNTTVAILGVGGVGSFAAEACARSGVGRIILVDKDNVDITNVNRQLVAYLSTIGKSKSGIMKDRIADINPECEVIDMHMFYTEETYEQFFEQNIDYVIDASDTVIYKIHLMKECLKRNIPIISSMGAANKMDPTRFQIADISKTHTDPLAKVIRTKLRKEGIRKGVTVVFSDESPIVARPEVVEEVGNPNAQIRKAKMPPSSNAFCPSVAGLIAASWVVNQILKDIKITRVQQ, encoded by the coding sequence ATGTTACACCAGTTTTCACGCAATGAACTAGCAATAGGTAAAGAAGGATTAGAAAAATTAAAAAATACGACAGTTGCTATTCTAGGAGTAGGCGGTGTAGGTTCCTTTGCGGCTGAAGCTTGTGCTCGTAGTGGTGTTGGTCGAATTATATTAGTTGACAAAGATAATGTGGATATAACAAACGTTAACCGTCAATTGGTTGCGTATTTATCTACAATTGGTAAATCAAAATCAGGGATTATGAAAGACCGAATTGCAGATATTAACCCAGAGTGTGAAGTAATTGACATGCATATGTTTTACACAGAAGAAACCTATGAACAGTTTTTTGAACAGAATATTGATTATGTAATTGATGCATCGGACACAGTGATATACAAAATACACCTAATGAAAGAATGCCTCAAACGAAATATTCCCATTATCTCAAGTATGGGAGCGGCAAATAAAATGGATCCTACTCGTTTCCAAATTGCAGATATCTCAAAAACACATACTGACCCATTAGCTAAGGTAATACGAACTAAATTAAGAAAAGAAGGAATTAGAAAAGGGGTAACTGTAGTCTTCTCTGATGAATCCCCAATTGTTGCCCGCCCAGAAGTAGTAGAAGAGGTTGGAAATCCAAATGCTCAAATACGTAAGGCCAAAATGCCGCCATCATCAAATGCTTTCTGTCCTTCTGTTGCAGGTTTAATTGCAGCAAGTTGGGTTGTTAATCAAATACTAAAAGATATTAAAATAACAAGAGTACAACAATAA
- a CDS encoding adenine phosphoribosyltransferase encodes MDLKQYVTTVEDWPKEGISFKDITTIMDNGPAFKYAADEIVRFAKEVGAEIIVGPEARGFIIGCPVAYALEIGFAPVRKEGKLPREVVRVEYGLEYGSDVLTMHKDAIKPGQKALIVDDLLATGGTVNATIQLIEKLGGVVAGCAFIIELADLDGREKIGDYPVKTLISY; translated from the coding sequence ATGGATTTAAAACAATATGTGACAACTGTAGAAGACTGGCCAAAAGAGGGGATCAGTTTTAAAGACATTACAACGATAATGGATAATGGCCCTGCTTTTAAATACGCAGCAGACGAAATAGTTCGTTTTGCAAAGGAAGTTGGAGCTGAAATTATTGTTGGACCAGAAGCGCGCGGCTTTATCATTGGTTGTCCTGTCGCATATGCACTTGAAATAGGATTTGCACCTGTTCGTAAGGAAGGGAAATTACCACGTGAGGTTGTACGTGTAGAATATGGACTTGAATACGGTTCAGATGTGTTAACGATGCACAAAGATGCAATTAAACCTGGACAAAAAGCACTGATTGTAGACGATTTGTTAGCAACTGGTGGTACTGTTAATGCAACAATTCAACTGATTGAAAAACTTGGTGGGGTTGTAGCTGGATGTGCATTTATCATTGAATTAGCTGACTTAGACGGACGCGAAAAAATTGGAGATTATCCAGTTAAAACATTAATTTCTTATTAA
- a CDS encoding bifunctional (p)ppGpp synthetase/guanosine-3',5'-bis(diphosphate) 3'-pyrophosphohydrolase — protein sequence MAKEQILTPEDVFAIVKTYMNDEHVDFVKKAYEVANEAHKEQLRSSGEPYIIHPIQVAGILAELQMDPETVAAGFLHDVVEDTTVAREDLVREFNEEVALLVDGVTKLGKIKYLSKKEQQAENHRKMFVAMAQDIRVILIKLADRLHNMRTLKHLSTEKQRRISNETLEIFAPLAHRLGISKVKWELEDTALRYLNPQQYYRIVSLMKRKRVEREAYLENVMAEIKIQLDEVEIDAEIYGRPKHIYSIYRKMVLQNKQFNEIYDLLAVRVLVDSIKDCYAVLGIVHTLWKPMPGRFKDYIAMPKQNLYQSLHTTVIGPYGDPLEVQIRTKEMHQIAEYGIAAHWAYKEGRSITSNKESIDQKLTWFREILEFQNESSNAEEFMESLKFDLFSDMVYVFTPKGEVIELPSGSVPIDFAYRVHSEVGNRTIGAKVNGKMVPLDTPLKTGDIIEILTSKQSFGPSRDWLKIAQSSQAKHKIKQFFKKHLREENVLKGKDLVEKEIKAQDFDMKEVLSQENVKRVLEKLNFTNEEDLYAAVGVGGITAQQLVNRLAEKKRREREQEEALEKIVKEMQNPTTKKRTESGVVVKGIDNLLIRLSRCCTPVPGDEIVGFITKGRGVSVHRADCPNVNDGDRERLIEVEWEHSQHHTRKEYPVDIEVSAYDRPGILNDVMHAVTDTKVNILAVTGKADHNKLATLHLTLSISNITALHKVVEKIKQMPDIYSVQRVIN from the coding sequence ATGGCGAAAGAGCAAATATTAACGCCCGAAGATGTATTCGCGATAGTCAAAACATATATGAATGATGAACATGTGGATTTTGTAAAAAAAGCTTATGAAGTTGCAAATGAAGCTCACAAAGAACAACTAAGAAGTTCTGGTGAACCTTATATTATTCATCCTATACAAGTCGCAGGTATTTTAGCTGAATTACAAATGGACCCCGAAACAGTTGCTGCAGGATTTTTACATGATGTTGTTGAAGACACAACTGTTGCTCGGGAAGATTTAGTACGAGAATTTAATGAGGAAGTAGCACTTTTAGTTGATGGTGTTACGAAACTTGGAAAAATTAAATATCTTTCAAAAAAAGAACAACAAGCAGAAAATCATCGAAAAATGTTTGTTGCGATGGCGCAAGATATAAGAGTTATTTTAATTAAACTTGCAGACCGTCTACATAATATGCGAACATTAAAACATTTATCCACTGAAAAACAACGCAGAATTTCCAATGAGACGTTAGAAATTTTTGCACCGCTTGCTCATCGCCTTGGAATTTCAAAAGTAAAATGGGAGCTAGAGGATACTGCTCTACGTTATCTAAATCCACAGCAATACTATCGAATTGTTAGTTTGATGAAAAGAAAACGTGTGGAACGGGAAGCGTATTTAGAAAATGTTATGGCTGAAATCAAAATCCAACTAGACGAAGTTGAAATTGATGCCGAAATATACGGCCGTCCGAAACATATTTATAGTATTTATCGAAAAATGGTGCTCCAAAATAAACAATTTAATGAAATATATGACTTATTAGCAGTACGAGTATTAGTCGATAGTATAAAAGATTGCTATGCAGTACTAGGAATTGTGCATACTCTTTGGAAGCCAATGCCCGGTAGATTTAAAGATTATATTGCAATGCCAAAACAGAATTTATATCAATCACTTCACACTACAGTAATTGGACCATATGGTGATCCTCTTGAAGTTCAAATACGTACAAAAGAAATGCACCAAATTGCTGAATACGGGATTGCAGCTCACTGGGCATATAAAGAAGGTAGATCAATTACTTCAAACAAAGAAAGTATTGATCAAAAGTTAACGTGGTTCAGGGAAATACTTGAATTTCAAAATGAATCCTCAAATGCTGAAGAATTTATGGAGTCGTTAAAGTTTGATTTATTCTCAGATATGGTGTATGTATTTACGCCAAAAGGAGAAGTGATCGAACTACCATCTGGATCTGTTCCAATAGATTTTGCTTATCGAGTACACTCTGAAGTTGGAAATAGGACAATTGGAGCTAAAGTGAATGGGAAAATGGTCCCTTTAGATACACCATTGAAAACCGGAGATATCATTGAAATACTTACTTCAAAACAATCTTTTGGACCTAGTCGCGATTGGCTAAAAATTGCGCAGAGCTCTCAAGCAAAACATAAAATTAAACAATTCTTTAAAAAGCATTTACGCGAAGAAAATGTACTCAAAGGCAAAGACCTTGTTGAAAAAGAGATTAAGGCTCAAGACTTTGATATGAAAGAAGTTCTTTCTCAAGAAAATGTTAAACGTGTTCTAGAAAAGCTAAACTTTACAAATGAAGAAGATTTATATGCAGCTGTTGGGGTTGGTGGTATTACAGCCCAACAACTTGTGAATCGATTGGCAGAAAAGAAACGGCGAGAACGAGAGCAAGAGGAAGCGCTAGAGAAAATTGTAAAAGAAATGCAAAATCCAACAACAAAAAAACGAACAGAATCCGGAGTTGTTGTGAAAGGTATAGATAACTTATTAATTCGATTATCTCGTTGTTGTACACCCGTTCCTGGCGATGAAATTGTTGGTTTTATTACAAAAGGACGTGGAGTTTCGGTTCATAGAGCTGATTGTCCAAATGTAAATGATGGTGACCGTGAAAGACTAATTGAAGTGGAATGGGAACATAGTCAACATCATACTAGAAAAGAGTATCCGGTAGATATTGAAGTTTCAGCATACGATAGACCTGGTATTCTAAATGATGTAATGCATGCAGTTACAGATACGAAAGTAAATATTTTAGCTGTTACAGGTAAAGCAGATCATAATAAGCTTGCTACACTTCATTTAACACTTTCAATATCTAACATTACAGCTCTGCATAAAGTCGTAGAAAAAATAAAACAAATGCCGGATATCTATTCGGTTCAGCGCGTCATAAATTAA
- the dtd gene encoding D-aminoacyl-tRNA deacylase, protein MRVVIQRCKQASVTVDDEITGAIEKGYMLLVGITHTDTIEDVKYVAKKVAEIRLWEDKDGKMNRSIIEQGGDILSVSQFTLYAETKKGRRPSFIEAARPEVAKPLWDEFNKALIEHGLKVETGIFGAMMDVMLINDGPVTVIVESK, encoded by the coding sequence ATGAGAGTAGTTATACAACGATGCAAACAGGCATCTGTTACTGTTGATGATGAAATTACAGGTGCTATTGAAAAAGGTTATATGTTATTAGTAGGTATTACACATACAGATACGATTGAAGATGTGAAGTATGTGGCAAAAAAAGTTGCAGAAATTCGACTATGGGAAGATAAAGACGGAAAAATGAATCGTTCCATAATAGAACAGGGAGGCGACATATTATCTGTTTCTCAATTCACTTTATATGCTGAAACAAAAAAAGGTAGAAGGCCTAGTTTTATTGAGGCTGCTAGACCTGAAGTCGCTAAACCTTTATGGGATGAGTTTAACAAAGCTTTAATAGAACATGGATTAAAAGTTGAGACAGGTATTTTTGGTGCAATGATGGATGTCATGTTAATTAATGATGGTCCTGTTACTGTTATAGTCGAATCAAAATAA
- the hisS gene encoding histidine--tRNA ligase yields the protein MAYKVPRGTQDILPEQTPKWQKVESILRNLSRVYRYKEIRTPMFEQTELFQRGVGDTTDIVQKEMYTFEDRGGRSLTLRPEGTASAVRSYVEHKMFGAPDQPVKLSYIGPMFRYERQQAGRYRQFVQFGVEAIGSADPAIDAEVISLAMDVYQSVGLKALKLHLNSLGDKETRDAHRSALINHFKPSIGEFCSDCQNRLEKNPLRILDCKVDHEHPLMKTAPKLTEYLTEESSIYFDKVKEYLDVLGIEYEVDPNLVRGLDYYNHTAFEIMSTASGFGAITTLCGGGRYNGLVQDIGGPDVAGIGFALSIERLLLALEAEGIELEVEDALDIYVVAIGDEAKKKAVELLSSFRTKGISADMDYVDRKMKAQMKSADRLGAQYVIVIGDTELEEGAVNIKQMQTRNEEKVQLTDLVNYLLEHIKK from the coding sequence ATGGCTTATAAAGTACCACGAGGTACACAAGATATTTTACCGGAGCAAACGCCTAAATGGCAGAAAGTAGAATCCATTTTACGTAATCTATCTCGTGTTTATCGTTATAAAGAAATTCGTACCCCAATGTTCGAGCAAACAGAATTATTCCAACGTGGGGTGGGGGATACAACAGATATTGTTCAAAAAGAAATGTATACATTTGAAGATCGTGGAGGTCGTTCTCTCACATTAAGACCTGAAGGAACAGCATCAGCAGTTCGTTCTTATGTAGAGCACAAAATGTTTGGTGCACCAGATCAACCCGTAAAACTTTCCTATATCGGTCCAATGTTCCGTTATGAGCGTCAACAGGCTGGAAGGTACCGTCAGTTTGTACAGTTCGGTGTGGAGGCAATTGGTTCAGCCGATCCGGCTATCGATGCAGAAGTTATTTCTCTTGCTATGGATGTTTATCAATCTGTTGGGTTAAAGGCTTTAAAATTACACCTTAACTCTTTAGGTGATAAAGAAACGCGTGATGCACATCGTTCAGCTCTAATTAATCACTTTAAACCTTCGATTGGTGAGTTTTGTTCTGACTGTCAAAATCGTTTAGAGAAAAACCCTTTACGTATTTTGGACTGTAAAGTAGACCATGAGCATCCTTTAATGAAGACAGCGCCAAAATTAACAGAATACCTAACAGAAGAATCGTCTATCTATTTTGACAAAGTGAAAGAATATCTAGATGTACTTGGCATTGAATACGAAGTAGATCCTAACTTAGTTCGCGGATTAGATTATTATAATCATACGGCATTTGAAATTATGAGTACCGCAAGCGGGTTTGGCGCAATCACAACACTTTGTGGTGGAGGACGTTACAATGGTTTAGTTCAAGATATTGGCGGGCCAGATGTTGCAGGTATTGGCTTTGCATTATCAATTGAACGATTGTTACTTGCACTAGAAGCTGAAGGAATCGAGTTAGAAGTAGAAGATGCATTGGATATTTATGTTGTAGCGATAGGTGATGAAGCGAAGAAAAAAGCTGTAGAACTACTAAGTTCATTTCGTACAAAAGGCATTTCAGCTGACATGGATTATGTCGATCGAAAAATGAAAGCTCAAATGAAATCAGCAGATCGACTAGGCGCACAATACGTTATCGTTATTGGAGATACTGAACTTGAAGAAGGTGCAGTAAACATTAAACAAATGCAAACTAGAAACGAAGAAAAAGTTCAATTAACTGATTTAGTTAACTACTTATTAGAACATATTAAAAAATAA
- a CDS encoding replication-associated recombination protein A produces the protein MQNEPLAYRMRPRNLNEVVGQKHIIGAETALYKMIQNGHVPSMLLYGEPGIGKTSIANAIAGSSKLPFFSLNATHAGKKDVEQIVEEARLSGKVILFLDEIHRFNKLQQDTLLPHVENGSIVLIGATTENPFHDVNPAIRSRCGEILQLKRLSVEDIVQLLKTALKDNERGLGKFEIQISDEQIVQLALSSNGDARKALTLLESVYYAADEIDGKTVVKDHIIEHLAERIGVYGDKAGTHFYNLLSALQKSVRGSDTNAALYYLAHLLENGDLVAVCRRLLVMAYEDIGLADPNVGAHVFAATESAKRLGLPEARIPLANAVIEMCLSPKSNSAYSALDTATRSIREGKTGDIPLHLRDGHYVGAKVLGHVGYKYPHDTPIGTFGGWVDQQYLPENLDGMEFYKPVSAGEEKRMAAIYEKLKAFRSK, from the coding sequence ATGCAAAATGAACCATTAGCATACCGAATGCGTCCTCGTAACTTAAATGAGGTTGTTGGTCAAAAACACATTATCGGCGCTGAAACCGCCTTATATAAAATGATCCAAAATGGACATGTTCCATCTATGCTTTTATATGGTGAACCTGGAATCGGTAAAACATCTATTGCCAATGCAATTGCAGGTAGTTCTAAGCTTCCTTTTTTTTCATTAAATGCAACACACGCAGGGAAAAAGGATGTTGAACAAATTGTTGAGGAAGCAAGACTTAGTGGAAAAGTCATTTTGTTCCTTGACGAAATTCATCGTTTTAATAAATTACAACAAGATACCCTTCTCCCCCATGTAGAAAATGGTTCAATCGTCTTAATTGGAGCTACAACAGAAAATCCATTTCATGATGTCAATCCAGCCATTCGTTCTCGCTGTGGTGAAATTTTACAGCTTAAACGATTATCTGTAGAAGATATTGTTCAATTATTAAAAACTGCATTAAAAGATAATGAACGTGGGTTAGGTAAATTCGAAATTCAAATATCCGATGAACAAATAGTTCAACTAGCACTAAGCTCGAATGGAGACGCTCGAAAAGCCTTAACATTGTTAGAGTCGGTTTATTATGCTGCGGATGAAATTGATGGTAAAACTGTCGTTAAAGATCATATTATTGAGCATCTTGCTGAACGAATTGGTGTTTATGGTGACAAAGCTGGTACACATTTTTATAACTTGTTATCTGCTTTACAAAAATCCGTTCGAGGAAGTGATACGAATGCAGCTCTTTATTATTTAGCTCATTTATTAGAAAACGGTGATTTAGTTGCCGTATGTAGAAGATTACTAGTCATGGCATATGAAGACATCGGACTAGCTGACCCAAATGTTGGGGCACATGTATTTGCTGCAACAGAATCTGCTAAACGACTTGGACTACCTGAGGCTCGTATACCACTAGCGAACGCCGTAATTGAAATGTGTCTGTCACCAAAATCTAATTCTGCCTATTCAGCACTAGATACTGCAACTAGATCAATCCGAGAGGGGAAAACAGGAGATATTCCATTACATCTACGTGACGGTCATTACGTTGGTGCCAAGGTTTTAGGTCATGTAGGATATAAATACCCACATGATACACCAATAGGTACATTCGGTGGATGGGTTGACCAACAATACTTACCTGAAAATTTAGATGGTATGGAGTTTTATAAACCTGTGAGTGCAGGAGAAGAAAAACGGATGGCCGCAATATATGAAAAATTAAAGGCATTTCGCTCTAAATAA
- a CDS encoding SH3 domain-containing protein codes for MKRIYLYTVIVFIIFVLLVFTQKDNSNNANVDTNGDIIVTSQVVALRSGPGLSYESISSIRKGQALTMIEQQGEWYYISVNNEKGWVPSWQTSTNVQSSTSTKTVAISQVDGLNIRTGPSTSSTSIKQLNLGDEVLVESIQGDWVKVDEQTGISGWLSAEYVVLNEREIQENDDQSNAELVVDQTIFAIFVDSVNVREQQNLSSNIVGLVNKGDEFSVLEKQKNWVKIQLEDGREGWIYEFYGTFQPQTTDQSHKTVTIVYNGTNLRESPSTSSLVVTRANAGESFEIISENGDWYQVSVSSDKTAYLANWVVSTNTNQSQQLTEQVIDRKEGTLNGLSIVLDPGHGGNDQGTAGSRGTIEKDITLITAELLKSKLQDAGATVYLTRESDEYIDLRKRVSIAHMNDADAFISIHYDATEDSSISGFTTYYYHDYQQELAQAVNSSLANKVPLRDRGAQPGNYLVLRENYQNAILIELGYLSNPSEERVITTDFYREQATLGIYEGILEYFDSKL; via the coding sequence TTGAAAAGAATATATCTCTATACTGTTATAGTTTTTATAATATTTGTTCTTCTAGTATTCACTCAAAAAGATAACTCAAATAATGCTAATGTAGATACAAATGGAGACATAATCGTAACAAGTCAAGTCGTTGCACTACGTTCTGGTCCCGGACTATCTTATGAATCGATTTCTAGCATACGAAAAGGTCAAGCTCTTACAATGATTGAACAACAAGGAGAATGGTATTACATATCAGTGAATAACGAAAAAGGTTGGGTTCCATCTTGGCAAACTTCCACCAATGTCCAATCTTCCACCTCAACAAAAACGGTTGCCATTTCACAAGTTGATGGGTTAAATATCCGTACAGGGCCATCCACATCATCAACAAGTATTAAGCAGCTCAATTTAGGGGACGAAGTACTAGTTGAATCTATCCAAGGCGATTGGGTAAAAGTCGATGAACAAACTGGAATTTCTGGTTGGTTATCAGCTGAATACGTAGTCTTAAATGAAAGAGAAATTCAAGAAAATGATGATCAAAGTAATGCAGAGCTAGTTGTAGATCAGACCATTTTTGCCATTTTTGTAGATTCTGTGAATGTGCGTGAGCAACAAAATTTGTCATCCAACATAGTCGGATTAGTGAATAAGGGTGACGAATTTTCTGTATTGGAAAAGCAGAAGAACTGGGTCAAAATACAATTAGAAGATGGTCGTGAAGGCTGGATATATGAGTTTTACGGTACTTTTCAACCACAAACAACTGACCAATCACATAAAACGGTTACTATTGTCTATAATGGAACAAATTTAAGAGAATCACCATCTACTTCTTCTTTAGTAGTTACAAGAGCAAATGCTGGTGAATCTTTTGAAATTATTTCAGAAAATGGAGATTGGTACCAAGTTTCAGTTAGTTCAGATAAAACTGCATATTTAGCAAATTGGGTCGTATCAACAAATACAAATCAATCTCAGCAATTAACCGAACAAGTTATCGATCGAAAAGAAGGCACATTAAATGGTTTATCGATTGTACTTGATCCAGGTCATGGAGGTAATGACCAAGGTACAGCTGGGTCTCGGGGGACTATAGAGAAAGATATTACACTTATAACAGCAGAATTGTTAAAATCTAAGTTACAAGATGCTGGTGCAACGGTTTACTTAACACGCGAAAGCGATGAATACATCGATTTAAGGAAGCGAGTTTCCATAGCACATATGAACGATGCTGACGCATTTATTAGTATCCATTATGATGCTACAGAAGATAGTTCAATATCTGGGTTTACTACATATTACTATCATGACTACCAACAAGAACTTGCACAAGCAGTAAACAGCAGTTTAGCTAATAAAGTACCACTAAGAGATCGAGGTGCACAACCAGGTAATTATTTAGTCTTAAGGGAAAATTACCAAAATGCGATATTAATTGAACTTGGCTATTTAAGTAATCCAAGTGAAGAACGTGTCATAACAACTGACTTTTATCGTGAACAAGCAACACTTGGTATTTATGAGGGGATTTTAGAATACTTCGATTCAAAATTATAA